The following are encoded in a window of Rhodomicrobium lacus genomic DNA:
- a CDS encoding LysR substrate-binding domain-containing protein, with amino-acid sequence MANIADTAATLTDRRITLEQLRAFVMVAEGGSFAGASLDLGRTQSAVTQSLKKLEQILDCVLLERRQGHFAGLTLEGARFLPMAKEILARLSDAVGSFQRPPLAGRIRLGVPDDFDVLDIHGVLSRCLDMNPDLRIEVTSAMSAAVVDMFNAGEIDVALLNRARGESPNVGGAPRKVLRSEPLFWVGREKTPLGQFSTVPLVGFPDGCTYRKTMVLAMQRAGKPCYLAYTSSSYENIRKAVSAGLGIAVLPRGSVGRDHAVLGAEEGFPPLPEAELVMVANARDELYRKFAAFLERSPSVADAVRRRAVA; translated from the coding sequence TTGGCCAATATCGCCGATACCGCGGCAACCCTTACCGACCGCCGCATCACGCTCGAACAGCTGCGCGCCTTCGTGATGGTGGCGGAAGGCGGCAGCTTTGCCGGTGCGAGCCTCGATCTCGGGCGCACGCAATCCGCCGTGACGCAAAGCCTGAAGAAGCTGGAGCAGATCCTCGATTGCGTGCTTCTGGAGCGTCGCCAGGGGCATTTCGCCGGGCTTACGCTTGAGGGCGCGCGGTTCCTGCCGATGGCAAAGGAAATTCTCGCCCGCCTCTCCGACGCGGTCGGCTCGTTTCAGCGTCCGCCGCTGGCCGGGCGCATCAGGCTTGGCGTGCCCGACGATTTCGACGTGCTGGACATCCACGGCGTCCTCTCGCGCTGCCTCGACATGAACCCGGACCTTCGCATCGAGGTGACGTCCGCCATGTCCGCCGCCGTCGTCGACATGTTCAACGCGGGCGAAATCGACGTCGCGCTGCTCAACCGCGCGCGCGGCGAAAGCCCGAATGTCGGCGGCGCGCCGCGAAAGGTGCTGCGCAGCGAGCCGCTGTTCTGGGTCGGGCGCGAGAAGACGCCGCTCGGCCAGTTTTCAACGGTGCCGCTGGTCGGCTTCCCCGACGGCTGCACCTACCGCAAGACGATGGTGCTCGCGATGCAGCGCGCGGGCAAGCCGTGCTACCTCGCCTACACAAGCTCGTCTTACGAGAACATCCGCAAGGCGGTTTCGGCGGGCCTCGGCATCGCGGTGCTGCCGCGCGGCTCGGTCGGTCGCGACCACGCGGTCCTCGGCGCGGAGGAGGGCTTTCCGCCGCTGCCGGAAGCGGAACTCGTCATGGTCGCGAACGCGCGCGACGAGCTTTACCGCAAGTTCGCGGCCTTCCTCGAACGCTCGCCGAGCGTCGCCGACGCGGTACGGCGGCGCGCTGTGGCTTGA
- a CDS encoding nucleotidyltransferase domain-containing protein, producing MNEMLHVYAFGSICRGEILPGSDVDLLAVTTGSANQLSRAMFSIYSHAKIARIWADGNPFAWHLHLEAKLIYGSDDRDFFFTLGSPATYNNTHKDCERFLEIFRQARNSAEKDSRSIVFDLSAVFLALRNFSSCYLLGRGCPNFSRGVALDLMGDHPPIELNIYRILERARLLSTRGYGAPLDQAEISEALKALPALENWMSRLKDRENDQR from the coding sequence ATGAATGAGATGCTGCACGTTTATGCATTTGGGTCGATCTGCCGTGGCGAAATATTACCCGGATCGGATGTTGATTTGCTCGCCGTAACCACAGGCAGTGCAAATCAACTGTCGCGGGCGATGTTTTCTATTTATTCCCACGCCAAAATCGCGCGAATTTGGGCGGATGGAAACCCCTTCGCTTGGCATCTTCACCTCGAAGCGAAGCTCATCTATGGCAGTGACGATCGTGATTTTTTCTTCACGCTTGGCTCTCCCGCTACCTACAATAACACCCATAAAGATTGCGAACGTTTTTTGGAGATATTTAGGCAGGCGAGGAACTCTGCTGAAAAAGATAGCCGGAGTATCGTTTTTGATTTATCCGCCGTATTTCTCGCCCTGCGAAATTTTTCCAGCTGTTACTTGTTGGGACGCGGGTGCCCCAATTTTTCGAGAGGCGTGGCCTTGGATTTGATGGGTGATCATCCTCCTATAGAGTTAAATATATATCGTATTCTCGAACGCGCGCGCCTCTTAAGTACTCGAGGATATGGAGCGCCGCTGGATCAAGCGGAAATATCTGAGGCTCTTAAAGCGCTTCCAGCTCTAGAAAATTGGATGTCTCGCCTGAAAGATCGAGAGAATGATCAACGATAG
- a CDS encoding pentapeptide repeat-containing protein: MPDQTEEEVSVHDARFWKPDAPSKFVSGPAAADLLGERATKLSAFLGESQRIEYKDKALRNDIGDDDWSNLQLIRFVAIKKKFRKINFSNTTFDLCYLRDCQFDSCNFTGSRFSSTNLHGARFIGCIFDYATFERTIIDDTILDDNCPAYENHKMRFARSLRTNFQQIGDAAAVNRAMRVELDAAEIHLYKSWSSNDYYYRKKYKSVFIRVKQFSLWAKFKFLDYLWGNGESLSALLRAVLVLIVAIAILDLATAAMQLSLNVLFDALWRAPQIFFGVGAPSYISLEWLTAITVLRLTFFGLFMSILVKRFNRR; encoded by the coding sequence ATGCCTGACCAAACCGAAGAAGAGGTCAGCGTGCATGATGCACGCTTTTGGAAACCTGATGCGCCATCTAAATTTGTGTCGGGGCCGGCTGCGGCGGATCTGCTGGGTGAGCGAGCTACAAAACTTTCTGCATTTCTGGGCGAAAGTCAACGCATCGAATACAAAGATAAGGCCTTACGAAACGATATAGGTGACGACGATTGGTCGAACCTTCAATTGATTAGATTCGTGGCGATTAAAAAGAAATTTAGAAAGATAAACTTTTCCAACACGACCTTCGATTTGTGCTATTTACGTGACTGTCAGTTTGATAGCTGTAATTTTACAGGATCTAGGTTTTCTTCGACGAATTTGCATGGCGCTAGATTTATTGGCTGCATCTTCGACTACGCGACGTTCGAGCGTACAATCATTGATGATACAATTTTAGACGATAATTGCCCGGCTTACGAAAATCATAAGATGCGCTTTGCTAGAAGCCTGCGCACTAATTTTCAGCAAATTGGCGATGCCGCAGCCGTCAACCGAGCGATGCGCGTCGAACTTGATGCCGCTGAAATCCATCTCTACAAATCTTGGAGTTCAAACGATTATTATTATCGTAAAAAGTACAAAAGTGTATTTATTCGCGTTAAACAGTTTTCGCTCTGGGCGAAATTCAAATTTCTAGACTATCTCTGGGGCAATGGTGAAAGCCTTTCTGCTCTTTTGAGGGCGGTCCTCGTCCTTATCGTAGCTATTGCGATCTTGGACCTTGCAACTGCCGCAATGCAGCTGTCTTTGAACGTCCTTTTTGACGCCCTTTGGCGCGCCCCGCAGATCTTCTTTGGCGTGGGCGCACCCTCATACATTTCCTTAGAGTGGCTCACTGCTATCACCGTTCTCAGGCTCACATTTTTTGGCCTATTCATGTCGATACTCGTCAAACGCTTCAATCGTCGATGA
- a CDS encoding YcjX family protein: MALLERWSSSALETWARAQDTAAQMFAPSVRLGVTGLSRSGKTVFITSLVHNLMAGNALPFFEPLAQKRILRTYLEPQPDDAVPRFDYEGNLAKLTAAEPEWPEGTRQISELRLTFEYAPGAMMRRALGATRLMHLDIVDYPGEWLLDLPLLDLTFEEWSRQSIAMAREASREPAAKEWLAFLGNTNPLQKKNEQTAKQGAEIFTQYLRKCRDDALSFSSLTPGRFLMPGDLAGSPAFTFFPLEAPDGSTPPDNSLWAMMARRFRSYKRHVIQPFYRDHFARLDRQIVLADVLTVVNAGADAVADLERAMTDILGCFRHGQNPWHAMFSGRRIDRIVFAATKADHLHHTNHDRLEAILGLIAKKSAARANFSGAEVKAFALASVRATGEAEARQGNDRLPCIVGVPLKGERLGARVFDGKEQLAIFPGDLPEDPALALSPEWLKMGHSAAHFVRFRPQRQRALGFGESPVLSHIRLDRALNFLIGDKLS, encoded by the coding sequence ATGGCCTTGCTGGAACGCTGGTCGAGTTCAGCGCTGGAAACGTGGGCGCGCGCGCAGGACACCGCCGCCCAGATGTTCGCGCCGTCCGTGCGGCTCGGCGTGACCGGGCTGTCGCGCTCCGGCAAGACGGTGTTCATCACCTCGCTCGTGCATAATCTCATGGCGGGCAACGCGCTCCCGTTCTTCGAGCCGCTGGCGCAGAAGCGCATCCTGCGCACCTATCTCGAACCGCAGCCGGACGACGCGGTGCCGCGCTTCGATTACGAGGGCAATCTCGCGAAGCTCACCGCCGCCGAGCCGGAATGGCCGGAGGGCACGCGGCAGATCAGCGAACTTCGCCTCACCTTCGAATATGCCCCCGGCGCGATGATGCGGCGCGCGCTCGGCGCAACGCGGCTGATGCATCTCGACATCGTGGATTATCCCGGCGAATGGCTGCTCGACCTGCCGCTGCTCGACCTCACTTTCGAGGAATGGTCGCGGCAATCCATCGCCATGGCGCGCGAGGCGAGCCGCGAACCGGCGGCGAAGGAGTGGCTCGCCTTCCTCGGCAACACGAACCCGCTTCAGAAGAAGAACGAGCAGACGGCGAAACAGGGCGCGGAGATTTTCACGCAATATCTGCGCAAATGCCGCGACGACGCGCTGTCCTTCTCCAGCCTCACGCCGGGCCGCTTCCTCATGCCGGGCGATCTTGCGGGCTCGCCCGCCTTCACCTTCTTCCCGCTCGAAGCGCCGGACGGCTCGACGCCGCCCGACAACAGCCTTTGGGCGATGATGGCGCGGCGCTTCCGCTCCTACAAGCGGCACGTCATCCAGCCGTTCTACCGCGATCACTTCGCGCGGCTCGACCGCCAGATCGTGCTGGCCGACGTGCTGACGGTGGTCAACGCGGGCGCGGATGCCGTCGCCGACCTCGAACGCGCGATGACCGACATCCTCGGCTGCTTCCGTCACGGCCAGAACCCGTGGCATGCCATGTTCAGCGGGCGGCGGATCGACCGCATCGTGTTCGCCGCGACGAAGGCGGATCACCTGCACCACACGAACCACGACCGGCTCGAGGCGATCCTCGGCCTCATCGCGAAGAAAAGCGCTGCGCGGGCGAATTTCAGCGGCGCGGAGGTGAAGGCGTTCGCGCTCGCGAGCGTCCGCGCGACGGGCGAGGCGGAAGCGCGGCAGGGCAACGACCGGCTGCCATGCATCGTCGGCGTGCCGCTGAAAGGCGAGCGCCTCGGCGCCCGCGTCTTCGACGGCAAGGAGCAACTTGCGATCTTTCCCGGCGACCTGCCGGAAGACCCGGCGCTCGCGCTGTCGCCCGAATGGCTGAAAATGGGACACTCGGCGGCGCATTTCGTGCGTTTCCGGCCGCAACGCCAGCGCGCGCTCGGCTTCGGTGAAAGCCCGGTGCTGTCCCACATCCGGCTCGACCGCGCGTTGAACTTCCTTATCGGCGATAAACTCTCATGA
- a CDS encoding YcjF family protein: MTGEPKGRAPAAFNLDDPRLSADLPLRDEAPAPGPDAPKAPPASSRVEPEQNRPAAAASQGAQPGAKPRAAGPQPNAAAPAPAPSDQPTATTAEPPEKAISRTRKWGGLFLSAVGGLVVLAVLIWVQDTFLTLLGRQDWIGWAATILLAVAVFSFAMILAREIGGLARLSAMTTVRKRADSALMVEDTKQARVAAGEIRAIFAERRELADGLARLKKHERDIMDAKQVLSLTERELLVPLDKLARVTIGSSGRRVLTVTTLSPAAIISVGFVAYENFRMLRNLASIYGGRPGFFAILKLMRLIAGHLALTGGIAFTDDILSQVLGHGLTARVSKRLGEGLINGGFTMRIGLAAVEVLRPLPYVEAKQPRFREFVSEFLKVGHRFAGEITPEGKERGRG, encoded by the coding sequence ATGACCGGCGAACCGAAAGGCCGCGCGCCCGCGGCATTCAATCTCGACGATCCCAGGCTCTCGGCGGATCTGCCGCTGCGGGATGAAGCGCCCGCGCCCGGGCCGGATGCGCCAAAAGCGCCGCCAGCATCGTCTCGCGTGGAACCCGAACAGAACCGGCCCGCTGCCGCCGCCTCGCAGGGCGCACAGCCGGGCGCGAAGCCGCGCGCTGCCGGGCCGCAGCCGAACGCGGCGGCGCCCGCCCCCGCGCCTTCGGATCAGCCCACCGCAACGACGGCAGAGCCGCCCGAAAAGGCGATCTCGCGTACGCGGAAATGGGGCGGCCTCTTCCTGTCGGCGGTGGGCGGGCTCGTCGTGCTCGCCGTCCTCATCTGGGTGCAGGACACATTCCTGACGCTTCTCGGACGCCAAGACTGGATCGGCTGGGCAGCAACGATCCTGCTGGCGGTCGCCGTCTTCTCCTTCGCCATGATCCTCGCGCGCGAAATCGGGGGACTTGCCCGGCTGTCGGCCATGACGACGGTCCGCAAGCGCGCCGACTCCGCGCTCATGGTCGAAGACACGAAGCAGGCGCGCGTCGCGGCAGGCGAAATCCGCGCGATCTTCGCCGAACGGCGCGAACTCGCCGACGGCCTCGCGCGGCTCAAGAAGCACGAGCGCGACATCATGGACGCGAAGCAGGTTCTGAGCCTGACGGAGCGCGAGCTGCTGGTGCCGCTCGACAAGCTCGCGCGCGTCACCATCGGCTCGTCCGGCCGCCGCGTGCTGACCGTGACGACGCTGTCGCCCGCCGCGATCATCTCGGTCGGTTTCGTCGCCTACGAAAATTTCCGCATGCTCCGAAATCTCGCCTCGATCTATGGCGGTCGGCCCGGCTTCTTCGCGATCCTGAAGCTGATGCGGCTGATCGCGGGACACCTCGCGCTCACGGGCGGCATCGCCTTTACCGACGACATCCTGTCTCAGGTGCTCGGCCACGGACTGACCGCGCGCGTCTCGAAGCGCCTTGGTGAGGGTCTCATCAACGGCGGCTTCACCATGCGCATCGGCCTCGCGGCGGTGGAGGTGCTGCGGCCGCTGCCCTATGTGGAGGCGAAGCAGCCGCGCTTCCGCGAGTTCGTGTCCGAGTTCCTGAAGGTCGGGCACCGCTTCGCGGGGGAGATCACGCCGGAAGGGAAAGAACGAGGGCGAGGCTGA
- a CDS encoding YeiH family protein — translation MANTEIVFQDEGDLRKARRFHRLHRSLRHHAGQTIWPGLFLVGTITGASFALWEIPGVKTFSPLILAIVLGMAFHNLFGTPSRAREGVQFSMRKLLRMGIVLLGLQLTVGQVAAVGGAGVAIIAASLVATFVFTKWLGRMLGVEQKLAELIAAGTSICGASAVIATNTVTNAHDEDVAYAVACVTLFGSIAMFVYPMLPAMLGLGPQSYGLWAGASIHEIAQVVAATFQAGQQAGEYGTIAKLSRVMMLAPLVLTLGFIVPRRASAGEDGARASVPMPWFVLGFVALTLFSSVVDIPAEVRGGFGTLTMVLLTMALGAMGLETSFRKLAAKGLRPLALAACASVFIAAFSLALVLSLPA, via the coding sequence GTGGCGAATACCGAAATTGTATTTCAAGATGAAGGCGATTTGCGCAAAGCGCGTCGCTTTCATCGCTTGCACCGCAGCCTCCGGCATCACGCCGGTCAAACCATCTGGCCGGGGTTGTTCCTCGTCGGAACGATCACGGGCGCGTCCTTCGCGCTGTGGGAAATTCCGGGCGTCAAAACCTTCAGCCCGCTGATCCTCGCAATCGTGCTCGGTATGGCGTTTCACAATCTGTTCGGTACGCCATCGCGGGCAAGGGAAGGTGTGCAGTTTTCCATGCGCAAGCTGCTGCGCATGGGCATCGTGCTTCTCGGCCTTCAACTCACGGTCGGTCAGGTCGCGGCAGTTGGCGGTGCCGGTGTCGCGATCATAGCAGCATCGCTCGTCGCGACGTTTGTCTTCACGAAATGGCTTGGCCGCATGCTCGGCGTGGAGCAGAAGCTCGCGGAACTGATCGCAGCGGGCACGTCAATCTGTGGCGCTTCGGCGGTCATCGCCACGAACACGGTCACGAACGCGCATGACGAAGACGTGGCCTACGCGGTCGCCTGCGTCACGTTGTTCGGCTCCATCGCAATGTTCGTCTATCCCATGCTGCCAGCGATGCTCGGCCTGGGTCCGCAGAGCTATGGCCTATGGGCGGGCGCGTCGATCCACGAGATCGCCCAGGTGGTCGCCGCTACGTTCCAGGCCGGCCAGCAAGCGGGCGAGTATGGAACCATAGCCAAGCTGAGCCGCGTGATGATGCTGGCTCCTCTCGTGCTGACGCTCGGTTTCATCGTCCCGCGGCGCGCCTCGGCGGGCGAAGATGGCGCGCGTGCCTCGGTGCCGATGCCCTGGTTCGTGCTCGGCTTCGTGGCCCTCACGCTCTTCAGCAGCGTAGTGGATATTCCGGCGGAGGTGCGGGGCGGTTTCGGCACGCTGACGATGGTGCTGCTTACCATGGCGCTCGGCGCGATGGGGCTCGAAACAAGTTTCCGCAAGCTCGCGGCGAAGGGGCTGCGTCCTCTGGCTTTGGCCGCCTGCGCGAGCGTTTTCATCGCGGCATTCAGCCTCGCCCTCGTTCTTTCCCTTCCGGCGTGA
- a CDS encoding DUF4142 domain-containing protein — MKRFLIAVAALLVAAGFAAPSFAQLATPKLTADEAFIRELSASGIFEIQAAYIALQKSNNEEVRQFAKKMAEDHSAADAKLKETLAQANLKEPEIKIDGPRLQKLDYLKVADRDFDRQYIQSEREAHRDTVKLLENYIQRGDNAQLKQFATNLLPTIKHHLEMADTLRPRESARR; from the coding sequence ATGAAACGTTTTCTGATCGCCGTCGCGGCTTTGCTGGTCGCCGCTGGCTTTGCCGCCCCTTCCTTTGCGCAACTTGCGACGCCGAAGCTCACCGCCGACGAGGCATTCATCCGCGAACTGAGTGCGAGCGGCATTTTCGAGATTCAGGCCGCCTACATCGCCTTGCAGAAGTCGAACAACGAGGAGGTGAGGCAGTTCGCGAAAAAAATGGCCGAGGACCACAGCGCCGCCGACGCCAAGCTCAAGGAAACGCTGGCTCAGGCCAATTTGAAGGAGCCTGAGATCAAGATCGATGGGCCGCGCTTGCAGAAGCTTGACTATCTGAAGGTGGCGGACCGCGATTTCGACCGCCAGTATATCCAGTCGGAGCGCGAAGCGCATCGAGACACGGTAAAGCTTCTGGAAAATTACATACAGCGTGGCGACAACGCGCAATTGAAGCAGTTTGCGACCAATCTGCTGCCGACGATCAAGCATCATCTCGAAATGGCCGACACTCTGAGGCCCAGGGAGTCCGCGCGACGCTAG
- a CDS encoding glucose-6-phosphate isomerase, with amino-acid sequence MTSHPSYRQSIEGSLSTKIGDAGLSRGRLTQWLTLLTPRFKALEEAAQADSFAHFRILKDTADIEETRAAYDKLAAGAETVVILGTGGSSLGGQALAQVGGWGIPGDGGDAAGKLPELRFCDNLDSRSFTRGLLSLDIPKTRFIAISKSGTTGETLSQVLTAFKFIEDAGHGALIPQIFLGVTEPAKPGVANGLRELFSARGIPLLPHPTDIGGRYSAFSVVGLLPALARGLDVAAFRAGALDVVKQLSAATMPEDHPAAVGAALSIGLAKDLGVTNSVLMPYSDRLERFSAWYVQLWAESLGKKGEGTTPIGTLGPVDQHSQLQLFMDGPATHLMTIVRVAEAEGTDRGLTIPAALAAEAGAPYLAEKSIGDLVAAQQKAIVDALIEAKRPVRTIDVPKLDERALGALMMHFFIETILAGDLLGVDPFDQPAVELAKKLTRQYLAA; translated from the coding sequence ATGACCTCGCATCCATCCTATCGCCAATCGATCGAAGGCAGTCTCTCCACGAAGATCGGAGACGCCGGGTTGAGCCGGGGGCGCCTTACGCAATGGCTGACGCTGCTCACGCCGCGCTTCAAGGCCCTTGAGGAAGCCGCGCAGGCCGACAGCTTCGCGCATTTCCGCATCCTGAAGGACACCGCCGACATCGAGGAAACCCGCGCGGCCTACGACAAACTCGCTGCGGGCGCGGAAACCGTCGTCATTCTCGGCACGGGCGGTTCGAGCCTCGGCGGCCAGGCGCTTGCGCAGGTCGGCGGCTGGGGCATCCCCGGCGACGGTGGCGATGCGGCGGGCAAGCTGCCCGAACTTCGTTTCTGCGACAACCTCGACTCGCGCTCCTTCACCCGCGGCCTTCTGAGCCTCGACATTCCGAAGACACGCTTCATCGCCATTTCGAAATCAGGCACCACGGGCGAGACGCTGTCGCAGGTGCTGACCGCGTTCAAATTCATCGAGGATGCGGGCCACGGCGCGCTCATCCCGCAGATCTTCCTTGGCGTGACGGAGCCCGCGAAGCCGGGCGTCGCGAATGGCCTGCGCGAGCTTTTCTCCGCGCGCGGCATCCCCCTTCTGCCGCACCCGACCGACATCGGCGGGCGCTATTCGGCGTTCTCGGTCGTCGGCCTTCTGCCCGCGCTCGCGCGTGGTCTCGACGTGGCTGCCTTCCGCGCCGGTGCGCTCGACGTCGTGAAACAGCTCTCCGCCGCCACCATGCCGGAAGACCATCCCGCCGCTGTCGGCGCGGCGCTGTCCATCGGCCTCGCGAAGGATCTCGGCGTCACGAACTCCGTGCTCATGCCGTATTCGGACCGGCTTGAACGTTTCAGCGCGTGGTATGTGCAGCTCTGGGCCGAAAGCCTCGGCAAGAAGGGAGAGGGCACGACCCCCATCGGCACGCTCGGCCCGGTGGATCAGCATAGCCAGCTTCAGCTCTTCATGGACGGCCCAGCGACGCACCTCATGACCATCGTGCGCGTAGCCGAGGCGGAAGGCACGGATCGCGGCCTCACCATCCCGGCGGCACTCGCTGCCGAGGCGGGCGCGCCCTATCTCGCGGAAAAGAGCATCGGCGATCTCGTTGCCGCGCAGCAGAAGGCCATCGTCGACGCGCTCATCGAGGCAAAGCGCCCCGTGCGCACCATCGACGTGCCGAAGCTCGACGAGCGGGCGCTCGGCGCGCTGATGATGCACTTCTTCATCGAGACGATCCTCGCGGGCGACCTCCTCGGCGTCGATCCGTTCGACCAGCCCGCCGTGGAACTCGCCAAGAAGCTCACGCGGCAATATCTCGCCGCCTGA
- the mutL gene encoding DNA mismatch repair endonuclease MutL — protein MTIRELSQVEINRIAAGEVIERPASAVKELVENAIDAGATAIEVIAENGGLSLIRVSDDGVGMDEADLALCVRRHATSKLPTGDLMAIRTLGFRGEALPSLGSVGTLSIVTRPRPSTRGHEIEVRGGETSPVRPAAARPGTCVEVRDLFAATPARLKFMKSERAENAAISDVVKRLALACPHVGFSLTVGERASLQLARAAEGDENAVRARLARIMGREFGEDAEPVHLERDGLALTGYAGRPTLNRPDASLQYVFVNGRPVKDRLLFSAIRGAYVDVVPRGRFPLAVLFLTVRVEDVDVNVHPAKAEVRFREASLVRALVVSALHDALRRAGAMAARPTGVLTPASSAPEPVQYRAPLRTWPQTPFSPAYQQPIAAPRGGLAEAALAFDAEEASQSFADGAAREASNPEPDNANYERLGVARAQLHNTYILSETPQGVILIDQHAAHERIVYEKLKAALLGGRIARQLLLIPEIVEMSEDDAALVAEHAEAIAGSGLALESFGPGAVIVREVPALLGQCDLQTLVRDLAHELKDNANTVETRLHAICATMACHGSVRAGRPMRLDEMNALLREMETTPNAAQCNHGRPTYVELSRGDLERLFERR, from the coding sequence GTGACGATCCGCGAACTGAGCCAGGTCGAAATCAATCGCATCGCCGCGGGCGAGGTGATCGAGCGGCCGGCCAGCGCGGTGAAGGAGCTTGTCGAGAACGCCATCGACGCGGGCGCGACCGCCATCGAGGTGATCGCCGAGAATGGCGGTCTGTCGCTGATCCGCGTCTCCGACGACGGTGTCGGCATGGACGAGGCGGACCTCGCGCTGTGTGTTCGGCGCCACGCCACGTCGAAGCTGCCGACCGGCGATCTCATGGCGATCCGCACGCTCGGCTTTCGCGGCGAGGCGCTGCCGTCGCTCGGTTCGGTCGGCACGCTCTCCATCGTGACGCGCCCGCGCCCATCGACGCGCGGGCATGAAATCGAGGTGCGCGGCGGGGAGACCTCGCCCGTACGCCCCGCCGCCGCACGCCCCGGCACTTGCGTCGAGGTGCGCGACCTGTTCGCAGCCACACCCGCGCGCCTCAAATTCATGAAGTCGGAGCGCGCCGAAAACGCCGCCATCTCCGATGTCGTGAAGCGGCTCGCGCTCGCCTGCCCGCATGTCGGCTTTTCGCTGACGGTGGGCGAACGCGCTTCGCTTCAGCTCGCGCGCGCCGCCGAAGGGGACGAAAACGCGGTCCGCGCCCGTCTCGCGCGCATCATGGGCCGCGAATTCGGCGAAGACGCCGAGCCGGTGCACCTCGAACGCGACGGGCTGGCGCTGACGGGCTACGCCGGGCGGCCGACGCTCAACCGGCCCGACGCATCGCTGCAATATGTGTTCGTGAACGGCAGGCCGGTGAAGGACCGGCTGCTGTTTTCGGCCATTCGCGGCGCTTATGTGGATGTGGTGCCGCGCGGACGCTTTCCGCTGGCGGTGCTGTTCCTCACCGTGCGCGTCGAGGATGTCGACGTGAACGTGCATCCGGCAAAGGCGGAGGTGCGATTTCGCGAGGCGAGCCTCGTGCGCGCGCTCGTCGTCTCGGCGCTGCACGACGCGCTGCGGCGCGCGGGCGCCATGGCGGCGCGGCCAACCGGCGTGCTGACACCCGCTTCCTCTGCGCCGGAGCCGGTGCAATATCGCGCGCCGCTGCGCACCTGGCCGCAAACGCCGTTCTCCCCGGCATATCAGCAGCCGATAGCGGCGCCTCGGGGTGGCCTGGCTGAAGCCGCACTTGCGTTCGATGCCGAGGAGGCAAGCCAGTCATTCGCTGACGGAGCCGCGCGCGAAGCCTCGAACCCCGAACCCGACAATGCGAATTACGAACGCCTCGGCGTGGCGCGGGCGCAACTCCATAACACCTACATCCTCTCCGAGACGCCGCAGGGCGTGATCCTCATAGACCAGCACGCGGCGCATGAGCGTATCGTCTATGAGAAGCTCAAGGCGGCGCTTCTCGGCGGCCGGATCGCGCGGCAATTGCTGCTCATCCCCGAGATCGTGGAGATGTCTGAAGACGATGCCGCGCTCGTCGCCGAGCACGCGGAGGCGATCGCGGGAAGCGGCCTCGCGCTGGAGAGCTTCGGGCCGGGCGCGGTCATCGTTCGCGAAGTACCCGCGCTTCTCGGGCAATGCGATTTGCAGACGCTTGTCCGGGACCTCGCTCACGAACTCAAGGACAACGCGAACACGGTCGAGACGCGGCTGCACGCGATCTGCGCGACCATGGCCTGTCACGGAAGCGTCCGTGCCGGCCGCCCGATGCGGCTCGACGAGATGAATGCGCTTCTGCGCGAGATGGAAACCACGCCGAACGCCGCGCAGTGCAATCACGGTCGCCCGACCTATGTCGAGCTGTCGCGCGGCGACCTCGAACGGCTGTTCGAGCGGCGTTAG